One genomic region from Leptospira tipperaryensis encodes:
- a CDS encoding rhomboid family intramembrane serine protease, giving the protein MITILICVVTFAVSAWCFSSETQLRKFILTPYRLERDKNYYTLLTSGFIHADWMHLIFNMVSFYSFGKNLEQTVGPVKYVLFYLGTILITSVISWRKNLDNPLYATLGASGGVCGVLFATVLFYPGLSLYMMFIPIPIPGAIYAVLYLAYTYYSSKSSQSDGINHDAHLWGALCGIAFALLLDPQIIGRVMRNLLGSGD; this is encoded by the coding sequence TTGATTACAATATTGATTTGTGTCGTCACTTTCGCCGTCAGCGCTTGGTGTTTCTCTTCCGAAACACAACTTCGGAAATTTATTTTAACTCCGTATCGGCTCGAAAGAGATAAGAATTATTATACTCTCTTAACATCCGGATTTATTCACGCGGATTGGATGCATTTGATTTTTAACATGGTTTCCTTTTATTCTTTTGGAAAGAATTTGGAACAGACGGTCGGTCCGGTAAAATACGTTCTCTTTTATCTCGGGACGATTTTGATCACGAGCGTTATTTCCTGGAGAAAGAATTTAGACAATCCTCTTTATGCTACGTTAGGCGCTTCGGGTGGGGTCTGCGGAGTATTGTTCGCGACCGTTCTGTTTTATCCGGGCCTTTCTCTTTATATGATGTTTATTCCGATCCCGATTCCGGGAGCGATCTACGCGGTATTGTATTTGGCCTATACTTATTATTCTTCTAAGAGTTCTCAGTCGGACGGAATCAATCACGACGCGCATCTCTGGGGTGCGTTGTGCGGAATCGCTTTCGCACTTTTACTCGATCCTCAGATTATAGGAAGAGTAATGCGGAATTTGTTAGGAAGCGGAGATTAA
- a CDS encoding TetR/AcrR family transcriptional regulator — MSEKIEKQYNTIIQTFLDRFLKTEYSKITVADIAEDAGMTRANFYSYFTGKEELLWKTFKYVFLENSEKVKELNANTLLSEGKPLTFYLFENVKKNREFYKRIFQESVPYEFHIKLSDFLSEESYRTHSSLREKYENPSFPYQYISHYLSGAVLGLLSHLLRKDLDWDSETISNWFTSLAAPGIVNQLKEG, encoded by the coding sequence ATGTCTGAAAAAATAGAGAAACAATACAACACGATCATCCAAACGTTCCTGGATCGTTTTCTTAAAACGGAATATTCTAAGATTACGGTCGCGGATATCGCCGAGGACGCAGGAATGACAAGAGCCAACTTTTACAGCTATTTTACCGGCAAAGAAGAACTCCTCTGGAAGACTTTTAAATATGTTTTTTTAGAAAATAGCGAAAAGGTGAAAGAATTAAATGCGAATACTTTATTATCCGAGGGAAAGCCGCTTACATTCTATCTTTTTGAAAACGTAAAAAAGAACCGCGAGTTCTATAAACGGATTTTTCAGGAATCCGTACCGTATGAATTTCATATTAAACTTTCCGATTTTTTATCCGAAGAATCGTATCGAACCCATTCAAGTCTTAGAGAAAAATATGAGAATCCTTCCTTTCCCTACCAATACATTTCGCATTATCTTTCCGGCGCGGTGTTAGGCTTATTATCCCATCTTTTGCGGAAGGATTTGGACTGGGATTCGGAAACGATTTCAAACTGGTTTACTTCTCTTGCAGCCCCAGGAATCGTAAATCAACTCAAAGAAGGTTAA
- a CDS encoding trimeric intracellular cation channel family protein, which yields MNLSYYIELTGVGFFAISGALAAAEKKGHHNDIFSAFFTGFITAIGGGTLRDITLGNYPVAWVRDANVLWAIFFGFVLTILFARYWVRFRREIFLFDSIGIGIYTVIGTKISLSAGVNPFGAVILGMISAIFGGVIRDTLINEVPLIFRKEIYATACLAGATLYIALNYLNVDGDWNTGFSVLLVVLIRIVAVRYNLSLPTFKLPE from the coding sequence TTGAATTTATCATATTATATAGAACTCACCGGGGTCGGTTTTTTTGCAATCTCCGGCGCTTTGGCCGCCGCTGAAAAAAAGGGTCATCACAACGATATCTTCAGCGCCTTCTTTACCGGATTTATAACTGCGATCGGAGGAGGGACTCTCCGCGACATCACTCTCGGGAATTATCCAGTCGCTTGGGTTCGAGACGCAAACGTTCTCTGGGCAATTTTTTTCGGATTTGTTTTGACGATTCTTTTTGCGCGTTATTGGGTTCGTTTCCGCAGAGAAATCTTTCTTTTTGATTCCATTGGAATCGGAATTTATACCGTAATCGGAACCAAAATTTCACTCAGTGCAGGAGTCAATCCATTCGGCGCGGTCATTTTAGGAATGATCTCTGCGATCTTTGGAGGTGTGATCCGCGATACTCTGATTAACGAAGTTCCTTTGATCTTTAGAAAAGAAATTTATGCGACCGCTTGTCTTGCGGGTGCTACGCTTTATATCGCATTAAATTATTTGAATGTAGACGGAGATTGGAATACGGGCTTTTCCGTCCTTCTTGTGGTTCTGATTCGTATCGTTGCGGTCCGTTACAACCTTTCTCTTCCAACATTCAAACTACCTGAATAA
- a CDS encoding TetR family transcriptional regulator — protein sequence MPRTGLTPEELYNKALDSTETEIRKNGVERLKLTDIARDLKVSHAALYKFFSDKQSLLDEVSKRWLDRIDRELERISAKEEPVDGILREWFLKLHSMKREKILVDPRLFTAFNLSAEKTRPFVVSHLSTMSRLLEDLISKGMKSGMFHCSSPKEGARILFEGTAAFHHPRLVLESIEEERTPLLEALLETLLSGLKTKSPEVSKK from the coding sequence ATGCCCAGAACAGGCTTAACGCCGGAAGAACTCTATAACAAAGCGCTCGATTCCACGGAGACGGAAATTCGTAAGAATGGGGTCGAGCGTTTGAAACTGACCGACATCGCGAGGGATCTTAAAGTCAGTCACGCGGCCTTATACAAATTTTTTTCAGATAAACAATCTCTCTTGGACGAAGTTTCCAAGAGATGGTTGGATAGAATCGATCGGGAACTGGAAAGAATTTCCGCAAAAGAAGAACCGGTCGATGGAATTCTAAGAGAATGGTTTCTCAAACTTCATTCTATGAAACGGGAAAAAATTCTCGTGGATCCAAGACTTTTCACTGCCTTCAATCTCTCAGCGGAAAAAACAAGACCCTTTGTCGTTTCTCATCTTTCTACGATGTCCAGACTTTTAGAAGATCTGATTTCGAAGGGAATGAAATCCGGAATGTTTCATTGTTCCAGTCCGAAGGAAGGTGCGAGAATTCTTTTTGAAGGAACTGCTGCGTTTCATCACCCGAGACTCGTTTTAGAATCGATCGAGGAAGAAAGAACTCCTCTCTTGGAAGCTCTTCTGGAAACTCTACTCTCCGGTTTGAAAACGAAGTCCCCTGAAGTATCGAAAAAGTAG
- a CDS encoding neutral/alkaline non-lysosomal ceramidase N-terminal domain-containing protein, which yields MKKEKWKIICVLVAYLIFANCADRKNETEALLGLLNTNQDLNVGSKTAGVLNLVTSSAPDVFLVGAGKADITGPFVQSSTGYNSPGDEMSGLAMRLFSRAFVIERPGGARVAIVTNDMIHMYQSIKMGVIQKLQADGYGSAFNNDNVVLFATHTHSAPSNVSWYTLFNLFNGVVGFDKVHYNLIVNGTAEAIKAAYNQRREARIKFASGPLVGGSFNRSSAAYEWNIDKANYPKNIEETMSLLRFEATDGSPIGLVNWFAVHGTSLGITNRRAHGDNKGYAAYLVETTMGGNFVAAFPQGPMGDSSPNHPNPSDITKPFLRPNDLDPSLDALENPIVHGSLQGNKALELYNNSTTAITGNVGFRHSHVTWNQKIAIDPNYIGENKMPWDSITNPTTCVATIGGGFLAGDEEGAPVEFAKEGEIRNNFVFENGTWVKKNYSLTNLSGAAQILGYLWPLAQLALNSTKYEGCDKEKFTLLPVGEVDNFWFPNPNVPFVPVVLPLQVITIGNTAILASPFEITTNAGRRLKSKVSSTLSNAGYTNVVVAAMANAYAQYLTTREEYSAQNFEGGFTAYGPWANAALQQEFDRIAKDIVAGRSTNAGSNPPDLSNQQFIQTWLSQNGVVNDGGDFGKVLADANVSYQRTKDKVAVKFQGAHPRVVQDKKLDGSLSSFYDPNLYSYLEVQKKNGNQWTTIATDNNPYTAYDWARTGGDLSMTSEVTITWLIRNQEPGTYRIVYNGLAKQFWVFFWTYKKFTGISREFVLQ from the coding sequence ATGAAAAAGGAAAAATGGAAAATCATCTGCGTGTTAGTCGCATATCTTATCTTCGCAAATTGCGCGGATAGGAAAAACGAAACGGAAGCTCTCTTAGGTTTGTTAAATACAAATCAGGACCTCAATGTAGGAAGTAAAACTGCTGGAGTTTTGAACCTCGTAACCTCATCGGCCCCGGACGTTTTTCTTGTAGGCGCGGGAAAAGCCGATATAACCGGACCCTTTGTTCAATCGAGCACGGGATACAATAGCCCCGGAGACGAAATGTCAGGTCTTGCGATGAGATTATTTTCTCGCGCCTTCGTGATCGAAAGGCCGGGCGGTGCAAGGGTGGCAATCGTTACGAACGATATGATCCACATGTATCAGAGTATTAAGATGGGAGTGATTCAAAAACTTCAGGCGGACGGATACGGATCTGCGTTTAACAACGATAATGTGGTTTTATTCGCCACACATACGCATTCGGCGCCTTCCAACGTTTCCTGGTATACTTTATTCAATCTTTTTAATGGAGTTGTCGGCTTTGATAAGGTTCACTACAATCTCATCGTAAACGGAACCGCAGAAGCGATCAAAGCGGCATACAATCAGAGACGCGAAGCCAGAATCAAATTTGCGTCCGGGCCCCTTGTCGGCGGCTCCTTCAATCGTTCTTCCGCGGCGTATGAGTGGAACATCGATAAGGCGAATTATCCAAAAAACATAGAGGAGACGATGTCTCTCTTACGCTTCGAGGCCACGGACGGAAGTCCTATCGGGCTGGTAAACTGGTTTGCGGTACACGGAACTTCTCTGGGAATTACAAACCGAAGAGCGCACGGAGATAACAAGGGTTATGCGGCCTACCTCGTAGAAACAACGATGGGTGGAAATTTTGTGGCGGCGTTTCCTCAAGGACCGATGGGAGATTCCAGTCCCAATCATCCGAATCCTTCCGATATTACAAAACCGTTTCTTCGTCCGAACGACTTAGATCCAAGTCTCGATGCGCTCGAGAATCCGATCGTTCACGGAAGTTTGCAGGGAAACAAGGCGCTCGAACTCTACAACAATTCGACAACTGCGATTACGGGTAACGTAGGATTTCGACATTCTCACGTAACCTGGAATCAAAAAATTGCGATCGATCCGAATTATATCGGAGAAAACAAAATGCCTTGGGATTCGATCACCAATCCAACAACGTGTGTGGCGACGATCGGCGGGGGCTTTTTAGCAGGGGACGAAGAAGGAGCGCCGGTAGAATTTGCAAAAGAAGGAGAAATCCGAAACAACTTCGTTTTCGAAAACGGAACTTGGGTTAAAAAAAATTACAGCCTCACAAACTTGAGCGGCGCCGCTCAGATATTGGGTTATCTCTGGCCTCTCGCACAATTGGCTCTGAATTCTACGAAATACGAAGGTTGTGACAAAGAAAAATTTACCCTTCTCCCTGTAGGAGAAGTGGATAACTTCTGGTTTCCCAATCCGAACGTTCCTTTTGTTCCGGTTGTTCTTCCTTTGCAAGTAATCACGATCGGGAACACGGCGATTCTTGCTTCTCCTTTTGAAATTACGACTAACGCGGGAAGAAGACTCAAATCAAAAGTCAGCTCGACTCTATCTAACGCCGGTTATACGAACGTAGTCGTCGCGGCTATGGCAAATGCCTATGCTCAGTATCTCACAACCAGAGAAGAATACTCGGCTCAGAACTTTGAGGGCGGATTTACCGCTTACGGTCCTTGGGCAAACGCCGCGCTTCAACAAGAGTTTGATCGAATCGCAAAGGACATCGTAGCAGGAAGATCCACTAACGCAGGGTCGAATCCTCCCGATCTCTCCAATCAACAATTTATCCAAACCTGGCTTTCTCAAAATGGCGTTGTTAACGACGGAGGCGATTTTGGTAAAGTTTTAGCCGACGCCAATGTTTCGTATCAAAGAACAAAGGATAAGGTCGCGGTAAAATTTCAAGGCGCACATCCAAGAGTCGTTCAGGATAAAAAGTTGGACGGAAGCCTTTCTTCTTTCTACGATCCGAATCTTTATTCTTACTTGGAAGTGCAAAAGAAAAATGGGAATCAATGGACGACGATCGCAACGGATAACAACCCTTATACGGCGTATGATTGGGCGAGAACCGGAGGCGATCTTTCGATGACTTCCGAGGTCACGATTACTTGGTTGATTCGAAACCAAGAACCCGGAACCTATCGAATCGTCTACAACGGATTGGCGAAACAGTTCTGGGTATTTTTCTGGACGTATAAAAAGTTCACTGGAATTTCCAGAGAATTTGTATTGCAGTAG
- a CDS encoding LIC_10730 family protein: MNSRCIQHSFLIFLILIQIASVSCLMRIDWDGNDKNLKKPPSPDAFPTAEEANLTQAERARLIKEGKRTTLGPEGMELVHGGDPNFSYEKSCTQLLSKCQGNCMEEWYPFTSIFLPIIGYRSAKQRQCMERCNQFCNLPLPTRILSGETRTFPTNPGPQPQ; this comes from the coding sequence ATGAATTCAAGATGCATTCAACATTCTTTTCTGATATTCCTAATCCTGATTCAGATCGCGAGCGTCTCTTGTCTTATGCGGATCGACTGGGACGGAAATGATAAGAATCTGAAAAAACCTCCCTCCCCCGACGCCTTTCCCACCGCCGAAGAAGCAAATCTTACGCAAGCCGAACGAGCCAGATTGATCAAAGAAGGAAAAAGAACCACCTTGGGTCCCGAAGGAATGGAATTGGTTCACGGAGGAGATCCTAATTTTTCTTACGAAAAATCTTGTACACAACTTCTTTCCAAGTGCCAAGGGAATTGTATGGAAGAATGGTATCCTTTCACTTCCATATTCTTACCGATCATCGGCTATCGAAGCGCGAAACAACGTCAGTGTATGGAAAGATGTAATCAATTCTGCAATCTTCCCTTACCTACAAGAATTCTTTCGGGAGAAACGAGAACCTTTCCGACAAACCCCGGACCACAACCCCAATGA
- a CDS encoding aldo/keto reductase: MKQKKLGNNGPQVSEVGLGCMGMSDFYGNKETRDRSESIRAIHAALDAGINLLNTGDFYGIGHNELLISEALKTTSAKPLLSVKFGAMRTPQGGFTGYDARPAAVKNFAAYSLVRLGVDVIDIYQPSRVDPNVPIEETVGAISELIKEGKVRYLGLSEASPENIRRAHKIHPVTALEIEYSLATRLIEKEILSTARELGIGIVPYGILSRGLLSGKISGNLQEGDFRSHSPRFMGKNLESNLERVNVLQELAKEKNCTPAQLAIAWVLHQGNDIVPLLGSTRTSSLKENLGALSIELSPEELRRIGDSFPEGSFQGERYPAPQMQTVAK, from the coding sequence ATGAAACAAAAGAAATTGGGCAACAACGGTCCTCAAGTTTCGGAAGTCGGCCTTGGATGTATGGGAATGTCGGATTTTTACGGGAACAAAGAAACCCGAGATCGTTCGGAAAGCATTCGGGCGATTCACGCAGCCTTGGACGCGGGAATCAATCTTCTCAACACCGGAGATTTTTACGGAATCGGACACAACGAGCTCTTGATCTCGGAAGCTCTCAAAACGACTTCCGCAAAACCTCTCCTAAGCGTGAAGTTCGGAGCGATGAGAACTCCTCAGGGCGGTTTTACGGGATATGACGCAAGACCTGCCGCGGTGAAAAACTTCGCGGCCTATTCTTTGGTTCGCCTGGGCGTCGATGTAATCGATATCTATCAACCTTCTCGAGTGGATCCGAACGTTCCGATCGAAGAAACCGTAGGTGCGATCTCAGAACTGATAAAAGAAGGAAAGGTTCGTTACTTAGGTCTTTCGGAAGCTTCTCCGGAAAATATAAGAAGGGCGCATAAGATTCATCCTGTGACCGCGCTCGAGATAGAATATTCTTTGGCGACGAGACTCATTGAAAAGGAGATTCTTTCCACTGCAAGAGAACTCGGAATCGGAATCGTTCCGTATGGAATTCTTTCTCGCGGTTTGCTCTCCGGAAAAATTTCCGGAAATCTGCAAGAAGGAGATTTTAGATCCCATTCTCCTCGCTTTATGGGAAAAAACCTTGAATCCAATCTGGAGCGGGTCAATGTGCTTCAAGAACTCGCAAAGGAAAAGAACTGCACGCCTGCACAACTTGCAATTGCTTGGGTCCTTCATCAAGGAAACGATATCGTTCCTTTGTTGGGATCCACAAGAACAAGCAGTCTGAAAGAAAACTTAGGAGCCCTCTCGATCGAATTGAGTCCTGAAGAATTGAGAAGAATCGGAGATTCTTTTCCGGAAGGATCTTTTCAAGGAGAACGTTATCCAGCTCCTCAGATGCAGACGGTAGCAAAATGA
- a CDS encoding DJ-1/PfpI family protein, producing MSGANFSIGIFIFPGVTQLDFTGPFEVFSRIPNAKVFLFAQSKGTITTESGMKFIPDYDFSNCPDLDILLVPGGSGTTHLMEDYEVLEFLKKKAENSKFITSVCTGSLVLAAAGLLDGYKATTHWLSLDVLKLFPVQISSERFVKDRNRITGGGVTAGIDFALFLTAEFFGSELAEEIQLMIEYNPAPPFTSGHPTTASSHLVDKVKGSRETAQNRRKAAAIRVLESRSKT from the coding sequence ATGTCAGGTGCAAATTTTTCCATTGGGATCTTTATCTTTCCGGGCGTCACACAACTTGACTTCACCGGTCCCTTCGAAGTGTTCTCAAGAATTCCGAACGCAAAGGTATTCTTGTTCGCCCAATCAAAGGGAACGATTACTACGGAATCGGGAATGAAATTTATTCCCGACTATGACTTTTCAAATTGTCCGGACTTAGATATTCTTCTCGTTCCTGGCGGGTCCGGAACGACTCATCTGATGGAAGACTACGAGGTTTTAGAATTCCTAAAGAAGAAGGCCGAAAATTCTAAGTTTATAACTTCGGTTTGCACAGGATCTTTGGTGCTTGCGGCCGCGGGACTTCTCGACGGTTACAAAGCGACGACCCACTGGCTTTCCTTGGATGTCTTAAAATTATTTCCGGTTCAAATTTCGAGTGAACGGTTTGTAAAAGATCGCAATCGAATCACGGGCGGAGGAGTTACCGCGGGAATTGATTTTGCCCTTTTTCTGACTGCGGAATTTTTCGGGTCCGAACTCGCGGAAGAAATTCAATTGATGATAGAATACAATCCCGCCCCTCCCTTTACATCCGGTCATCCGACCACCGCGAGCTCCCACCTTGTGGACAAGGTAAAAGGAAGTCGGGAGACCGCTCAAAATCGAAGAAAGGCCGCGGCGATTCGAGTATTAGAATCTCGTTCTAAAACCTGA
- a CDS encoding alpha/beta hydrolase, producing the protein MKLKIILIGVLALSHCGTFPPERGGSYLNTTHWQRYQKFLPESLKLKDGKLPKEEYWVWKKLRVHLDRYENPNSDCKVLLIHGGGGNGRVLGSMAKLVFDLGCEVIAPDLPGFGLTLTDENFKMDYNDWVQLLNDLIEAERKSDKKMILFGLSIGGMLAYHVAAENGNVQGLIVTTLADLRRTEVQDAVARNRFLRILGIPLTSWLSWITDDLYVPIRWLSKMELITNDPDFSKVFSGDPYAGGAKVSFRWMRTISEFQAKIEPDSFRICPILLVHPELDPWTPLSISRPFFDRIPGEKKFIILEGAGHFPYEEPGLFQLKNAVSIFIHSIL; encoded by the coding sequence ATGAAATTAAAAATCATTCTTATCGGTGTTTTGGCTCTTTCTCATTGCGGAACTTTTCCTCCGGAAAGGGGAGGAAGTTATTTGAACACGACTCACTGGCAGAGATATCAGAAATTTTTACCGGAAAGTTTAAAACTCAAGGACGGTAAACTTCCAAAGGAAGAATATTGGGTCTGGAAGAAGCTAAGAGTTCATTTGGATCGATATGAAAATCCGAACTCCGATTGTAAGGTATTATTGATTCACGGAGGCGGTGGAAATGGAAGAGTTCTCGGTTCGATGGCAAAGTTAGTCTTTGATCTCGGGTGTGAGGTAATTGCGCCGGATCTTCCCGGCTTCGGACTAACTTTGACGGATGAAAATTTCAAGATGGACTATAATGACTGGGTCCAATTGTTAAACGACTTGATAGAAGCTGAGAGGAAGTCCGATAAAAAGATGATTCTTTTCGGATTGAGCATAGGCGGTATGCTCGCTTATCATGTCGCTGCGGAAAACGGAAATGTGCAAGGTCTAATTGTGACGACTCTCGCCGATCTCCGGCGAACCGAGGTCCAGGATGCGGTTGCCCGAAACCGTTTTTTAAGAATCTTAGGGATTCCCTTGACATCTTGGCTGAGTTGGATCACCGACGATCTATACGTTCCGATTCGATGGTTGAGCAAGATGGAGCTCATTACAAACGACCCTGATTTTTCGAAAGTGTTTTCGGGGGATCCTTACGCGGGCGGAGCTAAGGTGAGCTTTCGTTGGATGCGTACGATATCCGAATTCCAAGCAAAGATAGAACCCGATTCCTTTCGTATATGTCCGATTCTTTTGGTCCATCCTGAGCTGGATCCTTGGACTCCATTGTCTATTAGTAGACCTTTTTTTGATCGGATTCCCGGAGAAAAGAAATTTATAATTTTGGAAGGCGCGGGACATTTTCCTTACGAAGAACCCGGATTGTTTCAGCTAAAAAACGCGGTCTCTATTTTTATACATTCTATACTTTGA
- the cutA gene encoding divalent-cation tolerance protein CutA has translation MADSNEIIVFTTLSDRDLAEIQISEMLQEGIIISGTIFPDVTLMYQWDGKIAMDTENKIMIKARADQYSKIEEYIMKQHPYLAPEIIRMDVSFGSENYRKFIKTKIEKAG, from the coding sequence ATGGCTGATTCAAATGAAATCATTGTATTTACCACTCTCAGTGATAGAGACCTCGCAGAGATCCAAATCTCAGAAATGCTCCAAGAAGGGATTATCATTTCCGGAACCATTTTTCCAGACGTAACGCTGATGTATCAGTGGGACGGAAAGATTGCGATGGATACGGAAAATAAGATTATGATCAAAGCGAGAGCCGATCAGTATTCCAAAATCGAGGAATACATCATGAAACAACATCCGTATCTTGCTCCCGAAATCATTCGGATGGACGTAAGTTTCGGATCGGAAAATTACAGAAAGTTTATCAAAACAAAGATAGAAAAAGCGGGTTAA
- a CDS encoding serine hydrolase domain-containing protein: protein MRIWLILIWIGLILSCASAQPEGELHLKSASRSFPPKQLDRTPFEGFPVAFPEEVSLDSIPLIRLSKSIREEGIEVRSLLIVKDGKLVMERYAGGVTRNHNHSVYSVTKTVTSTLLGILNLEGVLKNVDEPVMNSLRSLGNLPFPLLEGKESLRLRDVLHMASGMRWSEFPERDDIRTAEDPLVIALLPEVKDKPGTKFDYSNGDSQLAAAVLENKSGMTLLQFAEKTLFSWLDFKGYEWYTSPSGRQTAGFGLRLKSIDMAKLGMLYLDNGTFRGKKILKPEWVKQAIQPGAAQNYGYQLWTHQFEGKKTFMANGKGSQFVYVIPHRRIVIVTTSAIWDKPINFLLDKILASLKESLDSKDKKKDPGKEEEFLHEIHEASITIGNSALWKDLDEPHLLHPHQSH from the coding sequence ATGAGAATTTGGCTTATTCTGATTTGGATCGGATTGATTCTTTCCTGCGCTTCCGCTCAACCGGAAGGCGAGCTTCATTTAAAAAGCGCCTCGCGTTCTTTTCCTCCGAAACAACTGGATCGAACTCCCTTTGAAGGATTTCCAGTCGCGTTTCCCGAAGAGGTTTCCTTAGATTCGATTCCTCTGATTCGTTTATCAAAATCCATTCGAGAAGAAGGAATCGAAGTCCGATCTTTACTGATTGTTAAGGACGGAAAACTCGTAATGGAACGTTATGCCGGCGGTGTTACACGCAATCACAATCATAGCGTATATTCCGTGACGAAAACCGTCACGTCTACTCTATTAGGAATTCTTAATTTAGAAGGAGTTCTAAAAAATGTAGACGAACCCGTTATGAACTCACTTCGTTCTCTTGGAAATTTACCTTTTCCTCTTTTAGAGGGAAAAGAATCTCTTCGTTTGAGAGACGTTTTACACATGGCTTCCGGAATGCGTTGGTCCGAGTTTCCGGAAAGGGATGATATCCGAACTGCGGAGGATCCTCTCGTCATCGCGCTGTTACCCGAAGTCAAAGATAAGCCGGGAACCAAGTTCGATTATAGCAACGGAGATTCTCAATTGGCTGCGGCCGTTCTTGAAAATAAATCGGGTATGACTCTTTTACAATTTGCCGAAAAGACTCTTTTCTCTTGGCTCGATTTCAAAGGTTATGAATGGTATACGTCTCCTTCCGGAAGACAGACCGCAGGTTTTGGTCTTCGATTGAAATCCATCGATATGGCTAAATTAGGAATGTTGTATCTAGACAATGGAACTTTCCGTGGTAAGAAAATTCTTAAACCGGAATGGGTCAAACAAGCGATTCAACCCGGAGCGGCGCAGAACTACGGATATCAACTCTGGACTCATCAGTTCGAAGGGAAAAAAACATTTATGGCGAACGGGAAGGGAAGCCAGTTTGTGTATGTGATCCCACATCGGAGAATTGTGATCGTTACGACGTCTGCGATTTGGGATAAGCCGATCAATTTTTTGTTGGATAAGATTCTTGCGAGCCTGAAAGAATCCTTGGATTCGAAGGATAAGAAAAAAGATCCGGGAAAAGAAGAGGAGTTCCTACACGAAATTCATGAGGCTTCGATTACGATTGGGAATTCCGCGCTCTGGAAAGATTTAGACGAGCCTCATCTACTACATCCTCATCAGTCGCATTGA
- a CDS encoding HAD-IA family hydrolase, giving the protein MSHNRYLFLDVGDTILHLKKAAGETYLEILLDAGLKKEKNAGEIFRKAFSEAWHKMNENAPPDHRDKYQFHPGGTPGWWKELLNDFLSRIPESVPLEKAFPIIYNRFADPELWEVDPGFWELKDFCKTQGWGLGAISNWDHRLRDLLDAKGILEHLNPVIVSAEFGYEKPSPKIFEEAMRLVNLPSEALVYCGDKFDLDVVVPKSLGWRSYLKREDGDIQTLSELIRHLSETNGL; this is encoded by the coding sequence GTGAGTCATAATCGTTATTTATTTTTGGATGTGGGAGACACCATTCTTCACTTAAAGAAAGCCGCGGGAGAAACGTATCTTGAGATCCTTTTGGACGCGGGCTTGAAAAAAGAAAAGAATGCGGGTGAAATTTTTCGAAAAGCTTTCTCCGAAGCCTGGCATAAGATGAATGAGAACGCTCCTCCCGATCACCGAGATAAGTATCAATTTCATCCAGGCGGAACTCCGGGGTGGTGGAAAGAATTGTTAAACGACTTTCTCTCAAGAATTCCGGAAAGTGTTCCTTTGGAAAAAGCGTTTCCGATCATCTACAATCGATTTGCGGATCCGGAACTCTGGGAAGTGGATCCCGGTTTTTGGGAGCTCAAAGATTTTTGCAAAACTCAAGGCTGGGGTCTGGGCGCGATTTCCAATTGGGATCATCGTCTGAGAGATTTGCTCGATGCGAAAGGAATATTAGAACATTTGAATCCTGTGATTGTAAGTGCGGAATTCGGATACGAAAAACCGTCTCCGAAAATTTTCGAAGAAGCGATGCGTCTTGTAAATCTTCCTTCGGAAGCCTTGGTCTATTGCGGAGATAAATTCGATCTCGACGTAGTTGTTCCGAAATCACTCGGTTGGAGGTCTTATTTAAAAAGAGAAGACGGAGACATTCAAACTCTTTCGGAGTTGATCCGACATTTGTCCGAAACGAACGGACTCTGA